The Streptomyces sp. DG1A-41 genomic sequence GCCCGTCCTGCCGGCCCCTCGCGCGGCCCTGCACGTCGCCATGGCCCCCCACCCACGCGCGCGTGGCGCCGGACCCCGCTTCGACCGGCGCGGGTTCCCGATGGACCCCAAGGACCGCGCCGCCCGAAGGGACCGCCTCCGCGCGCGTGCCGTCACCACGACCGTCGTGGCCACCGTCGTGGCCGCTCCCGTGCTCGCCCTGTGGGCCGCCTACCGGGGCACTCCCGTCGGCGAGGGCCAGGACGGCCGCTCGGCCACCGCGCGCGAGGCGGGCGACCCCTTCGCCCTGGACGGCGAGATGGCCGACGGGGGCTACGAGAACACCGGCAACGCGAGCACCAGACCCGGCCCCCGCTTCGACAAGAACGGCAAGGCCGACGTCTCCGTGGAGGTCATCGGCGTCGCCAGCGCCGGCCGGAAGAGCGCCCTGGACGTCACGGCCGACAACAGCGGCGACACCACCCTCGTCACCCTGACCGCCGCGGGCCCGGCCCCGGTCCGCTGGTCCGCGTCCACGGGAGCGGACTGGCTCTACCTGAGCCAGTCGTCGGGAACGCTCCGGCCCGGCGAGTCGTTGACGATCAAGGTGTACGTCGACCATCTGCGGGAGCCCTCCGGCCCCTGGCGCGCGCAGGTGGCGATCGCACCGGTGGGCGCCGTCGTCCACATCGAGGGCTTCGGCACCGCGCCGAGCCCCTCCGACCCCGGCCCGCGTCCGGACCCCCGCCCCGGCGGTCCGGGCGACCCGCCTCCCACCCCGCCCGACCCGACGCCCACGACCTCGGCCCCACCGGACCCGACGCCGACCACCCCGCCCCCGTCACCCGACCCGGACCCCACACCCACGGACCCGGGCCCGACGGATTCGACGGGCTCGACGCCCCCGCCCTCGGAGGGCGGCGACCCGAGCCCGCCCACGTCCTAGACGGTCGTAGCAGCCCTGTAAACGGTCTTGGCAGCCCTGGAAGCCGTAGGGGTCGCGGTCGTCAGTCGACCGGATCCGCCGGATGCGGCGCCAGCAACGGCAGTTGCGAGGCCAGCCGCTCCTCGCACAGCTCCACCAGCCGGTCGTAGCCCGCCTTGCCCATCAGCTCGATCAGCTCCGGCCGGTAGGAGACGTACACCGGGTCGCCCGCGCCGTGCGCCGAGGTCGCCGAGGTGCACCACCAGTGCAGGTCGTGGCCGCCCGGCCCCCAGCCGCGGCGGTCGTACTCACCGATCGACACCTGGAGCACACGCGTGTCGTCGGGCCGGTCGATCCACTCGTACGTCCGCCGCACCGGCAGCTGCCAGCACACGTCCGGCTTCGTCTCCAGCGGCTCGCGGCCCTCCTTCAGGGCGAGGATGTGCAGCGAACAGCCCGCGCCGCCCGCGAAGCCGGGCCGGTTCTGGAAGATGCACGAGCCCTGGAAGGGGCGGGTCTGCCGGTCGCCGTCCTCGTCCTCGGAGATCCAGCCGTTCCGCGTGCCCTCGGCATGCTGCTGCCAGATGTCCGGCGTGAGCCTCGCCACATGCTCGGCGACCCGCTTCTCGTCGTCCTCGTCGGAGAAGTGGGCACCCAGGGTGCAGCACCCGTCGTCCGCGCGGCCGGCCTGGATGCCCTGGCAGCCGCTGCCGAAGATGCAGTTCCAGCGAGAGGTCAGCCATGTCAGATCGCAGCGGAAGACCTGCTCGTCGTCCGCCGGATCAGGGAATTCCACCCACGCGCGGGCGAAGTCGAGGCCCTTCTCGTCGGAATCCACGATGCCCGATGATTTGTCGCGCTTCGCCTTTTTCGTCTTTGGCACGAGTCCAGGGTACGGGCCTTGTACCCACACCGAGGACGGCGGACGGCAGGACTGGCAGTAGCGTTCCGTACATGAGACTCGGTGTCCTCGACGTGGGATCGAACACGGTGCATCTGCTCGTGGTGGACGCGCATCCCGGCGCGTGCCCGTTGCCCGCGCACTCGCACAAGGCGGAACTGCGCCTCGCCCAGCTCCTCGACGACGACGGTGCGATCGGCCCCCAGGGCGTCGACCGGCTGATCTCGGTCGTCCAGGAGGCACTCCAGGCCGCCGAGGACAAGGGCGTCGAGGACCTCCTGACGTTCGCCACCTCCGCCGTACGCGAGGCCCGCAACGCCGACGACGTCCTCGCGCGCGTGCGCACCGAGACCGGCGTCGAGCTCCAGGTCCTCACAGGCGAGGAGGAGGCCCGCCTCACCTTCCTCGCCGCCCGCCGCTGGTTCGGCTGGTCGGCCGGGAAGCTGCTGGTCCTGGACATCGGCGGCGGCTCCCTGGAGATCGCCTACGGCATCGACGAGGAGCCCGACGCGGCCGCGTCCCTGCCGCTGGGCGCCGGCCGCCTCACCGCCGGCTGGCTGCCCGGCGACCCGCCCGCCCCGGACGACGTCCGGGCCCTGCGCCGCCACGTCCGCACCGAGATCGCCCGCACGGTCGGCGAGTTCAGCCGCTTCGGCCCGCCCGACCACGTCGTCGCGACCTCCAAGACCTTCAAGCAGCTCGCCCGCATCGCCGGAGCCGCCCGCTCCGCCGAGGGCCTCTACGTCCAGCGCGAACTCAAGCGGGAGTCCCTGGAGGGCTGGGTCCCGAGGTTGGCCGGCATGACGGAGGCGGAACGAGCCGAGCTCCCGGGCGTCTCGGAGGGCAGGGCGGGCCAGCTGCTGGCGGGGGCCCTGGTGGCCGAGGCCGCGATGGACCTCTTCGGCGTGGAGCGCCTGGAGATCTGCCCGTGGGCGCTCAGGGAGGGCGTGATCCTGCGTCGCCTGGATCACATGGAGTCGGTGTAGCGACCCCAAGGGACGCGGGGGGAACAGAGCAAGCGGCCACAGAACGGCCCACACCGCCTATGGCAAACGCCACAACGGCGAATAGGCCCCCCCGCTCCACCCCAACCACACCCCGTAATCTGTCCTGCATGGCAGAGCCAGCCGTAAGGATCCCGGACGCGAAGGTCGCCCTGTCGACGGCCTCGGTCTACCCGGAGTCGACGGCCACGGCCTTCGAGATCGCCGCGCGCCTCGGCTACGACGGAGTCGAGGTCATGGTCTGGACCGACCCGGTCAGCCAGGACATCGAGGCCCTGCGCAGACTCAGCGACTACCACCAGATCCCGGTCCTGGCCGTCCACGCCCCCTGCCTGCTCATCACGCAGCGCGTCTGGTCGACGGACCCCTGGACCAAGCTCCAGCGGGCCCGCGCGGCGGCCGAGAAGCTCGACGCGAGCACCGTCGTCGTCCATCCGCCCTTCCGCTGGCAGCGCCAGTACGCCCGGGACTTCGTCGCGGGCGTCTGGCGCATGGCGAACGAGACGGACGTACGGTTCGCCGTCGAGAACATGTACCCCTGGCGCTACCGCGACCGCGAGATGCTCGCGTACGCCCCCGACTGGGACGTGACGAAGGACGACTACCGCCACTTCACGATCGACCTCAGCCACACCGCGACGGCCCGCGCCGACGCCCTGGACATGGTCGACCGCATGGGCGACCGCCTGGGCCACGTCCACCTCGCCGACGGCAGGGGCTCGGCCAAGGACGAGCACCTGGTGCCCGGCCGCGGCACCCAGCCCTGCGCCGAGGTGCTGGAGCGGCTCGCCCTGACCGGCTTCGACGGGCACGTCGTGATCGAGGTCAACACCCGCCGTGCCATGTCGAGCGCGGAGCGCGAGGCCGACCTGGCGGAGGCACTGGCCTTCACGCGCCTGCACCTGGCCTCGGCGGCGAAGGTGCCGAGGCGATGAACGACGTCCCACCGGGCGAACCCCCGAACGCCACCGGCACCGGGACCACCGCCCGCCGCCGGGCCGGCCCCCACGCACGGAGTCGGCCGACACCCGCGACCGCATCCTGACCGCCGCCCGCGAGGAGTTCTCCGAGCGCGGCTACGAGAAGACGTCCGTACGCGGCATCGCCAAGGCGGCCGGGGTCGACTCGGCGCTCGTGCACCACTACTTCGGGACGAAGGAACAGGTCTTCGAAGCGGCGATCACCCTCTCCTTCGCACCCGCCATGCAGGCACCGAAGGCCATCGAGGAGGGCCCGCTCGACGGCGTGGGGGAGCGCCTGGTCCGCTTCTTCTTCGGCGTCTGGGAGAACCCGGCGACCCGCGCGCCCCTGCTCGCCATCGTCCGCTCCGCAGTCACCAACGAAACGGCGGCCGCCGTCTTCCGCCGCATCGTCGCCACCCAGGTGCTGCGCCGCATCGCGGGACGACTGGACCTGCCGGACGCAGAGCTGCGGGCCGAGCTCGCCGCCGCCCAACTGGTGGGCACCGCCGTACTCCGCTACGTCATCGAGGTCGAACCGCTGGCCTCGGCGGACCCGGAGCAGATCATCGCGCGCCTGGCACCGGTCGTACAGGGACACCTGACCGAACCGTAGCCTCACCGAGCCGTCGGCCGAGACTTGCATCCCGTATTCCGGACACTCCGTCCCGCCCTCTGGATGACCGGCGTACGCTCGGTAGCAGTCAGAAATCTCCGAATCCTCTGACGCAGTCTCTGAAGGAGCGAGCGACGATGCCCGAGCTGAGGTCCCGCACAGTCACCCACGGCCGCAACATGGCGGGCGCCCGCGCCCTTATGCGCGCCTCCGGTGTACCGGGTGCGGACATCGGCCGCAAGCCGATCATCGCGGTCGCCAACAGCTTCACGGAGTTCGTGCCGGGCCACACCCACCTCCAGCCGGTCGGCCGGATCGTCAGCGAGGCGATCGTCAAGGCCGGCGGCATCCCGCGCGAGTTCAACACGATCGCCGTCGACGACGGCATCGCGATGGGCCACGGCGGCATGCTCTACAGCCTCCCCTCCCGCGACCTGATCGCGGACAGCGTGGAGTACATGGTCGAGGCCCACTGCGCCGACGCCCTGATCTGCATCTCCAACTGCGACAAGATCACCCCGGGCATGCTCAACGCGGCCCTGCGCCTGAACATCCCGACGGTGTTCGTCTCCGGCGGCCCGATGGAGTCCGGCCGGGCCACCCTGGTCGACGGGACGGTCCGCACACTCGACCTGGTCGACGCGATCTCCGACGCCGTCAACGACAAGATCTCGGACGAGGACATCCTCCGTATCGAGGAGAACGCCTGCCCGACCTGCGGCTCGTGTTCCGGCATGTTCACCGCCAACTCGATGAACTGCCTCACCGAGGCCATCGGCCTCTCCCTCCCCGGCAACGGCTCGGTCCTGGCCACGCACACCGCGCGCAAGCGGCTCTACGTCGACGCGGCCAACACGGTCATGGACATCACCCGCCGCTACTACGAGCAGGACGACGAGACGGTCCTGCCGCGCAACATCGCGACCTTCGCGGCCTTCGAGAACGCGATGGCCCTCGACATCGCCATGGGCGGCTCGACCAATACGATCCTGCACCTGCTGGCCGCGGCCCAGGAGGCCGGCGTCCCCTTCGGCCTGGAGGAGATCGACGCGGTCTCCCGCCGGGTCCCCTGCCTGGCCAAGGTGGCGCCGAACGTCGCCAAGGACCGCACCTACTACATGGAGGACGTGCACCGCGCCGGCGGCATCCCCGCCCTCCTCGGCGAGCTGCACCGCGGCGGCCTGCTCAACGAGGACGTGCACGCGGTCCACAGCCCGTCCCTGGCCGACTGGCTGAAGACCTGGGACGTGCGCGGCGGCTCCCCGTCCCCCGAGGCGATCGAGATGTGGCACGCGGCCCCCGGCTGCGTCCGCTCCGCCGAGGCCTTCTCCCAGTCCGAGCGCTGGGAGGCCCTCGACGCGGACGCCGAGGGCGGCTGCATCCGCTCCGTCGAGCACGCGTACTCCAGGGACGGCGGCCTCGCGGTCCTCAAGGGCAACCTCGCGGTCGACGGCTGTGTGGTGAAGACGGCCGGCGTCGACGAGTCGATCTGGACCTTCGAGGGTCCGGCGGTCGTCTGCGAGTCGCAGGAGGAGGCCGTCGAGAAGATCCTGCTGAAGCAGATCAAGGAGGGCGACGTCGTCGTCATCCGCTACGAGGGCCCCAAGGGCGGCCCCGGCATGCAGGAGATGCTCTACCCGACCTCGTACCTGAAGGGCCGCGGCCTCGGCAAGACCTGCGCCCTGATCACCGACGGCCGCTTCTCCGGCGGCACCTCCGGCCTCTCCATCGGGCACGCCTCGCCCGAGGCGGCCGGCGGCGGCACCATCGCCCTCGTCGAGGACGGCGACCGCATCCGCATCGACATCCCGAACCGCTCCATCGAGCTCCTCGTCGACGACGCCGAGCTGGCCCGCCGCAAGCAGGCGCTGAACGGCGTGTACGCCCCGAAGAACCGCGACCGCAAGGTCTCGGCCGCGCTGCGGGCCTACGCGGCGATGGCGACCAGCGCGGACAAGGGCGCCGTGCGGGACGTGACCATGCTGGGCTGAGCGTCCTCCATGCGTGAAGGGCCGCCCCCGGCAGACCGGGGGCGGCCCTTCCGCGTACGCCGGGCCCGCACTACCAGCCGGACGGATCGCGCCCGTCCACGGCGAAGACGGTCCCGTCCGGCGCACCGGCGTAGACGCGGTCGCCCACCAGCACGGGGTCGGGAAGCGCGGCCGGAACCCGGTCCGACCGGTCGCCCAGCCGCACCGGCGTCTGCCCGACGAGCTTCCCGCGCCGCGCGTCGACGGCGAGCAGCCGCCCGTCCGGCGCGGTCACGTACACGTACCGGTCGTCGGCGACCGGCGTCGACCCCCGGACGACACCCGTCTCCAGACTCCACCGCTGCTTTCGCGCCTCCAGATCGACGGC encodes the following:
- a CDS encoding Ppx/GppA phosphatase family protein → MRLGVLDVGSNTVHLLVVDAHPGACPLPAHSHKAELRLAQLLDDDGAIGPQGVDRLISVVQEALQAAEDKGVEDLLTFATSAVREARNADDVLARVRTETGVELQVLTGEEEARLTFLAARRWFGWSAGKLLVLDIGGGSLEIAYGIDEEPDAAASLPLGAGRLTAGWLPGDPPAPDDVRALRRHVRTEIARTVGEFSRFGPPDHVVATSKTFKQLARIAGAARSAEGLYVQRELKRESLEGWVPRLAGMTEAERAELPGVSEGRAGQLLAGALVAEAAMDLFGVERLEICPWALREGVILRRLDHMESV
- a CDS encoding sugar phosphate isomerase/epimerase, which encodes MAEPAVRIPDAKVALSTASVYPESTATAFEIAARLGYDGVEVMVWTDPVSQDIEALRRLSDYHQIPVLAVHAPCLLITQRVWSTDPWTKLQRARAAAEKLDASTVVVHPPFRWQRQYARDFVAGVWRMANETDVRFAVENMYPWRYRDREMLAYAPDWDVTKDDYRHFTIDLSHTATARADALDMVDRMGDRLGHVHLADGRGSAKDEHLVPGRGTQPCAEVLERLALTGFDGHVVIEVNTRRAMSSAEREADLAEALAFTRLHLASAAKVPRR
- the ilvD gene encoding dihydroxy-acid dehydratase; amino-acid sequence: MPELRSRTVTHGRNMAGARALMRASGVPGADIGRKPIIAVANSFTEFVPGHTHLQPVGRIVSEAIVKAGGIPREFNTIAVDDGIAMGHGGMLYSLPSRDLIADSVEYMVEAHCADALICISNCDKITPGMLNAALRLNIPTVFVSGGPMESGRATLVDGTVRTLDLVDAISDAVNDKISDEDILRIEENACPTCGSCSGMFTANSMNCLTEAIGLSLPGNGSVLATHTARKRLYVDAANTVMDITRRYYEQDDETVLPRNIATFAAFENAMALDIAMGGSTNTILHLLAAAQEAGVPFGLEEIDAVSRRVPCLAKVAPNVAKDRTYYMEDVHRAGGIPALLGELHRGGLLNEDVHAVHSPSLADWLKTWDVRGGSPSPEAIEMWHAAPGCVRSAEAFSQSERWEALDADAEGGCIRSVEHAYSRDGGLAVLKGNLAVDGCVVKTAGVDESIWTFEGPAVVCESQEEAVEKILLKQIKEGDVVVIRYEGPKGGPGMQEMLYPTSYLKGRGLGKTCALITDGRFSGGTSGLSIGHASPEAAGGGTIALVEDGDRIRIDIPNRSIELLVDDAELARRKQALNGVYAPKNRDRKVSAALRAYAAMATSADKGAVRDVTMLG